A window of Toxotes jaculatrix isolate fToxJac2 chromosome 11, fToxJac2.pri, whole genome shotgun sequence genomic DNA:
CACAAGTTGCTTGGTTGAAACCCAAAGGACAGcctttttttatatatcatttgtttattttgctaAAAACAAGCTGTGGTTTTATGGGAGGTTAGCTGTGCTGGACTATTTTGTGACTGGGGGAGTGAGTTCCtagagtctctgctggttgtgtGGCAGTCTCACAGTGACAACAAGAGTCCTGGTGAGCTGTTTGTCCTGCTTTCagtatttatgctaagctaagctaccAGCTGCTGGATGCAGCCTTACATTTAACAGACAAACATGAGACTGGTATGATTCTCCTTCTTTGTACAGTTGGTAATAGGTCGGTTATTTTCCAGTGttgtgcacaaaaacacataaatgttcaacagtttttaaatttgtttgttaAACATCAAGTAATAATTGATTCAAGAAGTCATTTATAAAGTAAGCCTATGGCCCTATACAAAAATCAGTATTCAGAATTTAGCTGAAGAAGAATAAATTGCTATTCTAATAATATCCTTTtggatgtttctcttttccGTCTTTCTATTAACTCTGTGTCTCCCTCGGTAGCTTTGAGTTTCTGGTGCTCTAGGTCTTggcaaaatatttttattcattgtgTTCTCCACTGATCCACTAATCAATGAGTTGAGGATGCTCCAAAGCTTCAATTACCTTTTTACTCTCCAACATGCCTAATTTACCCCAGTTCATCACAGATGAGCCGTACAGAAGTGCCAAACAAAACCAAGCAGCAAACATTTTAAGCAGAAGATCAGATATGCTAATAAAGATAcacagtataaattaaaaaccaGCCTGTCAGTTATTGTTAGTAAATGCTACACACCAAAGCAGACTCACCCATCAGTAAAACTTGAATGAAGAGAACTATCAGTTCACaataagaaagaaacaaacacaaaatagtcaaaaaattaaagatttaaaacaaCTAAAACCAGTAAATGCTTGTATGAAACCAACATTGTCAACCAATTGGAACAGACTAGAAAGGACATCAACAAGATCCAGAGATGAGGTTCTTGTTTGCCATCGACATTTTGACCTGACAAAAGCACGtcactaataacattaacaatggctctgttctattcaagtgtcacAGTGAGCCACGTCAATGtgtgacagagagccagcaaacacaataccaggaccctgaaactgaagcagctaaatggaatttagccatttttaacattattatttacaccagtgcttttcctgctgtaacATGTCTAAATGTCTTCTCTAAAAAAGGTCTGTAGAAGATTCATAGCACCAAAAATGTCTTCTTGTCACTTTTCTTACCACTTCAGAACCTACAGTTGACCGATGACGTTGCATTGGTGCACATTTTCAGGAGATctgaaatagaaaatattttgtctttatatTGCTTTAAGAGTTTACCTCATCCTAAAGGACTCGTGCTGTCCAGAGTCCTTTGGGCTTCAGCACTGGCCTCTAGATGGACCAGACTGCTGAAGCGAAGCTGCTCAGTGGATAGTAGATGATGGTTTTTCTCGTCAGTTTCCAGGTGTGAATGCTGAAACTGTGAAACTGGGTGTGAAAATGGATGATGCAAGCAAAAGGCATGGGTGCTCAGACTCTCACATTATTTTAGCTCCAAAAATAGTgtacatcaacacacacacacactcacacttgccCATGTGCACAGTCTGATGTCCTGATGTCTTATGTGCACGCAATCAAACGTCTTACGTCCTTGACAAAATGAAGGAATGTCAAAAGACACCTTATTGGTTTCTTCCACCTTTGAAAATCCTGAAGAGGATTACCATCAATATCCCATGAAGAGGGCAATCAGCCATGCCTGACTACCTTTCTCTGACAAAAGCACCAGTGCTTCAGTCCTGAGAGACTCTGCTGCCATCCATGAGACCAATCACATTGTAAATGCACATAATCATAGAACTAAACACGGTGATTCTCTTCGATAGGCCCTCCTCAGGCTCTGatctttgattttctttcctcAATAAGTGCATGTTGACAGTGGCAGAGGGAAAATGTCACTCTAATCTGAATGGCATTACATATAATGGGTAGTCAACCCATCAAGTGAGGCACAGATAAGAGTTGTGATTTTCTCAAATGACAGTGAATAATGACACAACTGTAGGACAGTGTTTACAGAAGTAACTCGTCCGTGTAAAGCAGCAGTTTACATAAGCAGAGCTCTGACAGTCTTTCACTTGGTGCGGCAAAATGAAAGAGtaatctttatttaaactgAAAGCAAATTACTCCTcaaagtcaagaaatgtgaggTCAGGTCACTTACCCAGATACGGTGTTGTTTTTCCATGACAGAAACAAGAGTACTGGTGAAAGGATGAAGCTAAAGTAGTTTTGTTTCCGCCGCATTTATCACAGTACTGCTTTGTAACTCTCTGCAACTCttctgttaaaataaaataaaataaaataaaagtcagatTTAATAATTCTCCAGCAAGTTACAGTTTCTGTGGCACTGACATTTCATGACAACATAACAATCCTTTACAAGCAATGACAGCCAGcatttgaataaaacaacatCTGGCAATAGCGTTCCatattaaacaaaatcaaaaaaaaaaaaaaaaaaaaaaaaaggaaaagaaactgaatgtgaatgaCTTTCTGGGTTAAGGCCAAAAAACGAATTCAATCTGTTTTGCTCTCAGTAGAAATGACAGAAATACtgagagagattaaaaaaaaaaatgtctttcttgAAAATTGTTTCAGGGTGCTTGCACACAAGATTGTCATGTCTATTTAGCACATCTACAACATTTCAACTGtgcatttatgtatgtatggatGTACGTCTGTAGACGAGACAGGGTGTTTTCACATAGCACTCTTTGGAattgatttttgtgtttatgtgcaaaTATTTGTGACTGATTGTAAATACATATAATTACTATGGTTACCTGCCGAGGATTGATTGTGGGATTGAGTCTGACGTCTGGAGGGCAGAGTTGTGTCATCAGTGAGATGGAGTTCATCTGGTCTGACTGCCTCCTATACTATTAAACACCCTCTCTGCCctggatttgatttttttggtttggtacatttggtttgtttgatGTTCCATACatcacttttatattttattttatatttttaatattacaaTGATCAAGCAACTATGATAAGACGCACCTTAACATTTCCATGACTAAGAAAGGAAAACATGTCTTCTAATTCTATATGGAGAAGCTTAAACACATTTTGACTGGATCCTGCATGTACCACTGAAATAACACAGTATTACAGAATATCTGTGCAACGAACTGCTATTGTAGATCATACTGGAGTTATGATCTGTGTTTTAGTGCCCTCTTGTGACTAATCTCTGAACATGAACATCAGAATCACAATCACAATCCGAAAACTTTATTTATCCCTGTGGGGATATTGCTTTGTTACAGTTGCTCAACTCTCAGTTAGTAAAGGAAGGAAATGAGTGAAGAGTAAATACTACTAGTAAACACTCCTCTCTGTGACTGCATGCAGAAGGTCCAGCTCAACCTCTGACCCTGGCTCTTTTTTTGAATTACTCTCtccattttacccacaccaagtgaacgaaacacacacacaagcatgcacacacactagagacgctggggcagggggctacCTAGTGAGGCGCCCAGGCCATGGccacagaggcaggggaggcacatctccttcaccaccGTATCCGTGTTTTTTGCGCTTGGTTGAGGAATCGAACCCActaccctccgatctcaggccagtccaaagccgcactttTACCTTGCTGCGCCATGACTACCCTTACTCTTACTGTAGAGAGCAACAGAGTTCCTGGTCCAGTCCGGTATATATACTCCTTCTATCCCATATAGaaagaggagtagcaggagTTCTGGATCTCCTGAAGTCAACCACCAGCTCTTCTGTTTTGCTGATGTTGAGCTGCAGGTGTTTTAGCTCACACCAGTGCAAACTGTCTTATACCACCCTGTGGTATTCTCATCCTCCCCATGATGCATTCAGCAACTGCACAACTGTCATCTGAGAACTTCTGTGGGTGGCAGGTCTTTGTATCATACCTGAAACCCAAGGCGTACAAggcaaagagaaaaagggacAGGAAAGTCCCCTGTGGAGCTCCAGTCCTGTTCACCACCACTTCTGGAACACAGTCCCAAAGGCGTACATGCTAAGGACAGTTGTTCATGATGCAGGACACCTGAGGAGCATCGACCTGCGTGACAGTCATCTTCTTCCCCAGCAAAGCAGGCTGAGTCAAAGAAGATGACTCTGGCTCTGCCCCCTAGCTCAGTCCAGGTGGGTGTAGGCAAATTTCGGGACAGCAGCGCTTCAGCAATTATTTCCTCACAATCTCCCAAAGTGATTAAATGACCATGAAGTAGTCCTCTCAGCACTCGCTCAACACTCAACAATTCTCTGCAAGAATTAAAGCTATCTTCTGAGACTTTGAACAGTTTATGTTGTGAGTTTGCACTGACTGACCCACTGTCAGGTCATAAAGGTTCATGAGGTTTCAGCActtaaagtgtttgttttgaaatatcttGGCTTTCAAAAACTGTTCGCTGATACTTCCCTCAAGCCAATTTTCTGCACAAACATGTACAAACCGTTAGAATAACATGCATCCTTTTTATAtccctttctctttgtgtgtgtatctttctGGCTAATTGTTTTGCTGtataaaatcaaatcacagtTTAATGACCATATGATATGaagtaatgaaataaaaaatttatTAAGACGTAACtgtgactgtaactgtgttttatGGACTTTTAGTTGGCAGtggtaaaatgttttttcaacaCTGCAAAAGCATCAAATTGAAACACAAAGTCAGATTCTTTTATTATCATCTTGATTTGATGAGCTGCTCACATTCtttcaaaagcaaataaatatcaCAAACAAAGCCCATACACCTCATATAATTCCATATACAGTACAACTAGTTCTTATACTTCAAACTCATTTCAAAAGGTACTCCTACTTTAGCTTCTGGTTCTGGTCGTTAATTCGCATCCATCCACATTTTGTCCGTGCTCATGTCCCTTTCAGGTGTTGCTCCAGAGAAAGGCCTTGTTGTCCAGCATACTGGCAAGTTTACAGTTGAAGGGCTGGTGAAATTCCCTGAGGAGGTTTCTGGTGGCTGGAAGCATAGGACCCAGGTTCCTGTCTGCCACCCGCCGGGTGTTAGACATGGGCCGTTTGGTCAGTGCTGCCTCCACCTTCTCCGACAGAGGGCCTGCACAGAAGGTGGGAGACAAGATGACAAGGATACAGAAGTGAAAGCTCAAGGCTGAAACAACCAGAAAAATACGCAGCCAGGATGACAAAATACATGTTCTTTTTCCCctgatatttaaaatattttaatgtacAAAGAGCTTTTCGGATACGCACCTAGACTCAGAAAATCAAAGACtttctttattgtcactttgagGTTGGCTGCATAGTCTTCTAGTCGCAGAACTAGAATCTGCTCCCTATGGAAAACTGTCAGCCAGTCCAGTAAGAAGACGATGTACATCCCCAAATTTAGCCTCACCTGTAGGGCAAACATCAGACAAAGTCAATACCCTGACTCTCTTGTGGTGAGACTTTTTTGTACAAGTCAATAGCAGACATACGGATGGTGGACAACATTATGTAAACAACAAATGGAAATCAAAAGGATAAAGCAAGTGAAATCATTTCCAACAAatccacaattttttttctttgaacgGCAAAGTTAAGAGCGCCTTAGtatttacttacttattttatttcattttttgtattaCTATTTTGAGTTATTGCAACTGCTGATcgagaaaaatgaataaactaaaCTACTCCAGATGCACAGACACTTTGCGTCCTCCAGAGGGCACCACAGTACAACACCACCTACTGAGACTAAGACACTGTCCTCTGGCTCAAAAGCAGACTGGCACAAGCTTTAACGTATTTTGAAACCCCCTCATCATCATCTTATCTGTAACAGAAGAGACGTGCAAACAAAgaagctcagtgtgtttttctgaatattttttgtTAGATTTGAGACTgattctgtttttctcccagTGGTTTCAGGCCGAACCGACTACTGCTTTTACTGTAGTAAATCTCCCAGATAACAGTGCTGTCACCTGCATGTTGTGATTAGGGGTGTCCAGCCGACAGAGCTCATAACTCAGGCTATTCCTGAGGGAACACTGCCTGACAGGATATATGCTGAAGGGTCTGAAGTGACACTGGGCAGTTAGTTGGTGATATTTTTCCCCGCACAGAACGGAAAAGTGCAGTTACATCTATTTACAACCACTTGGAGGACAGGCAGAAATTCCCAAAtataaattttgtgttttttgttattaaatatagtttaaaaaaaaaaaactgcagccatTTTCATGGTAACTGGTATTCAGAGAGTTAATAGAGAGAACATTATTTCAGCTAACCGGCATGGCGTTGGAGAGGCTGGTGTTGTAGGCGCAAGAACGAAGTGAACTCTCAGACAGGCAAGACTGAAACAGCTGCACAGACTCTACGACCTTCACATGGAAGTCCTCTGCTGACTTGTTGGCCATCTTAAAATACAGGTAGTCAGAGTAAAGCCTGGGAACACAGTGATAGAGTTGTAAGCCAGTTGGATTTATGAAATGAGATTTTGCTAGATGTATCACAGAGCtctgatttaaaacaaatatgCTTTGAACAATGATAAATTACTGGAAAACCCCTTTAGAAGCAACCAAAACTGCTTGACATTGTTCCACCACTGAAAATCACATCTATAAAGGCAGATGTGTGCAGATGGATTGCTCTGCAGTACCTCTCTACTGGATCTCTAagcatgatgatgatttttGCACTAGGCTGGATGGCATGGATGAAATCCTGGGCCAGGAACGGGGGCCCTGTATCCTCCCTGCCATCGTGGAGGTAGCTCCAGGCTTGGTTGTCCCACATAGTGGATGCACTGGCTTCACCTGTCAAGACATTGACAGTCTTAGCATCACCTTGGGTAACAAGagttcatttaaaatgcagcaaGCAGTGCAGAGACTCAGGCATAATGTGGCAAAGTTGAGCAGAAATTCAGGTCAAAATATTCAAGACATGTTGTGGATACTTTCCTTATCTAGGAACATTAGGCCTCACAAATCCGTGCTTGAACTGCTTTGAAACAGCACAGTGTTAAcgttttagattttaaaaatgaactgtgtaaTTTATTATCAGTACCCATGCAAAATCCAAATGGGAAGTTTTTTCCACTTCAGCAACCAAAGCCAATTAAGCAGAGCCTCCCTGACTGCAAGacttcaaagaaaaaagatcACTTTAGAAAACCAAGATTGCCCTTCAAATTATCAATACCGCTCCACTCTGTGAATATAATTTTCACCTCCATGTTTATTAGCGGTTATTCTCGACTTCTCAGAGCCAGGCCCGGGTGAACAAAGATTTCAATAATCTCAGATGTACGACAGCACACAAAGGTGTTCGGGTTTCTGCGTGCACTGCTAAACACACTGTACTGTTCTTTTTAGATGACACACTATCTAGAATAACGTGAATGGTATTCCCCTCTGGCTCTTCACATGAGCACAGTAGTGCTACTGAGGTCAGAGCCAAAgtgagtgaggaagaggagacaaagCAGACCTGTAATCTGAACCATGGTCAGGCTCCAATTGTTTGGCTGTTCAAAGGTCTTCAGAAAATAGCAAATGAAAACTATAAAAACAGGGGATTCTTCTATCTGATGCCCAATTGACACTAATAATATCAAACCATACCCACAcccgcacccacacacacacacacacacacacacactctgacatgTGTTCACCTGTAATGAGCTGGAGTTGGCTGTGGTCTCCAGATGAATTTCCACTGATTCTTGCTTGGATGTTGTGGGCTGCCAAGTCAAACAGATCCAGGTAGTCTTCAACAGGAAAACTTTCCTGGAAGCCATCTTTGAAACGGATATAACCTGAATGCAGAGGTACACCAAAACAACTTCATTTATATCTCATTGATTCTTTCCCATGAAAGTAATTTAATGGATTGTGTAAGTTTTGAATTACGCTGAACAAACAAGCAATagataactaaataaataaataaataatcaaatcaaagaatCTGAATCCATTTCAAAGTacataaacaacacacaaacaacaaacatacaGCAATTACATACACGCAAATATAAAGACTGCGCTTCCTGCAGGCAGCTCACAGCGCAAGCCCTCCAGGGAAGAGAATTAATGGAGCCTTTTATCAGAACacaaagcagctgcagagggtCCTCAGTTACAGTCAGTAGTAGTAGTTTAGCTCAAACATTTGGAAATTTTACCAAAAAACACAATGAGGTCATGTCATCACTTCTAAAAAACATGATGGTCAGGTCATTTCATCTGCTACATATTATGGGTTGTATGTAGATTTTCATTCAACTTAGAGGTTTAGAAGTAATGGGTTTGTCTACTAAGAACAACAATATTAATTACTGTTCACTGTTTTGTGAATATGcgtattcactttcttgcctagagttagatgagaagattgataccactcttgtATCTGTCCTtatgcttagcttagcttagcataaagactgaaaacagtctGCCACTAAGGACACATCCAGCACATAgaccattttccattttctgtacCATTTTTGTTGAAAACGTCAGAGGGAACTCCTGCCATTCCTGCTAAAATCTCACTATTTGACACATTACAGTACAcctcatttgtttaaaaagcacaaaaacaggagagtgaaaaacaaattgtTGGTTTTACAGGTTGCTATGGTTGCTGTTGCCAAACAACTTCTTGGCTGGGATCAGGGACTTCCTGCACTCTCCGCTGGTTGACTAGCAACCTCATGGTGACTACAAGACTTGCGGAAATCACTTTCTGCGGTCAAAATATAGTCCAGCATCCTCcctacccccccacccacagGCTAAGTACTGTTTTAGCTTCATATGGTTTTCATATGGTATTGATCTAACTCTTTGCAAGAAAGCGAAAAAGTACATTTCCCAAAGTGATTAACTGTTCCTTCAAGATACATCTAATCTATGTTCCTGAGTGAGTCCTAGTCAGCTTAAAGTTCAAAGaaaagttaataaaaacaatataaaataccAGCCATCTCCTGATGCCTGATGACTTACCAAAGCGTTTCCTGGTCCACCAGTGTGGCTCCTTCATGGTGTTGAACTTGACCTCTGGGTGCAGCAGCAATCTGTGAAACAAGTCTGTTGTGCCACACTTTGGTTGGCCGATAATGTAGAAGTACGGCAAGCAGCGCAGGCGAAACTGCTTGCCATCTCTGTGGTATAAATGCTGGTGGAAGTCGGTCCTCAGGTGGTCACACACAGTCTTGAAGCTCTTTGAGCGCAGAGTAAAGAGGTTCCTCTTGTACGGATCAGTGTTGAGTTCACCGGAGAACTCCTCATACCAGCAAGGGCTCTTGATGCTGGGCAGGAAATGGCGAGGAATTACAGAAAACAACTGCAGAGAAGAACACAAGGCATGGACAAAATAACTGAAATACTGCATAACACACTGTAGGCCATCTGTAAATCATGATGTGGAGACGGATATCATGTTtcatttgtgctgaaactgtCAGAGGTAACATTTGTCATTCTTGAGAAGCTTGCAGCTACAAAATAAGTCCCTCAGCAGTGTACTCCTTTAGTATCCCTGGGCTTGAAAGGAGGCTGGTAAAACATGGTAGCTTCTACTTTCACAGAGACCAgcatttgtttcagtttcagttcatgtGATTTTTCACTGCATGTCAATGGATACATGTTCTCacaacataaaaatgatcaaaacatgCATGACATGTTTCTACAGCTTCGCAAGTTATGCATCATCGCCTGCATGGCCTCATTGTTTGACAGTGAGTTGCATTATGTTGCTTTGAAAACTCAGATATTCACTCTGCGTGTCTAAGGCTGACACACACCCATAATTGATAATCAGCTTACTGACTCACTTGTGTTACTACCCCTGCAATTGTCATTTACAGCGTAGCTGCCAGAGTTGCAGTTCCATAAACACTGCAAAATTATGTACAGTAACGTGGTATGATGAGAACATGCACCAGACACAGGAGAATTATAGTTCATTAGCACAGACAGAAGTAACAGCAGTCAGTAGGTCTTTAGCAACAGTTAGTGAGACATGAAACCTGATATTTACTTACCAGCTCTACAAACGTTGGCTCTAAAAACATTaagctgaatcaacacctctgacTGACTCAACAAACACTGGTCATTATGAGCTTCACCAAACAGGTGTTTACTGCAGGGCtgattttacagtgtttgttaTTTCTTGCTCTCCTATAACTCATATTtgtccacaaaaaaagaaagcaataaTAGTGGCCACTTATTAACATTTTCCAGTGTAGACTGAATCATCACTTGCCAgtatatttttgtcatttaggGTGAAAACATTGCATCATGGCAGCCTGGAACTGTAACAAAAACAGCCTTTATCATTGCTGGTCTGCTGATGTACAGCAAAAATGAGTCAGGCTGTTTTTTCCACACACTTACATGGGAGTCAGTTTCAACGACGTCCTTTTCGTCAGGCACCTTCCTGGGTGTGTATTCCAGTTTGGAGCCAATGATCTTCGCCAGCAGTTTCAtgtccattaaattcttttctgaggaaacttcagctgctgctgtgcttgtTGAGACGACCACAGGTCTGAGCTGATAGGGTGCGGGGGTGAACAAAAGACTTTTCTTGTCCCACGACAGGATGTAAGAAGCCATGACGAGAAACGTCATTGTCAACCCCAGGAGGAAACTGACCAGTCTGACTTTGGAGATGCTCCGCAGGTTAGCCAGCGGCAACAGGGGAACCCACTTGACATCCAGATTTTCAGGGGCATTTGAGGGCCTGAAATGAAAAAACGTCCTGACAGGCCTTTGCTCATAGCTCTCAGGCATCGGCAGGCCATGGAGGCTGCAACTGTGGTCCCTTTGGGTGTTGTTCTCATATTTGCAGTCTGATAGTGACATACTGACATAGAGTCAGAGCAGGCATGTAGAAAGAGGAGCTGGGAAAttattctctctctcaaaaaaaaaaaaaaaagttcaggcTTCACCTACAGGAGGTTATGTGTCCTGGTGTGTCCATTCATCATAGTTTTTAATCTGCAGGTCATTATTTGTCTTCATTTCTTACACACTCTCCAGTCTTCAGCACGGCCTCCTATAAATCAGAAACAGTTGTTAAAACACAATGCATGgggcttggtttttttttttttttactatgacttcagttttcttttcacCAAAAGTGCAGCAGTTCAGTTTCCTTTGAAGTATTTCAGTCATCTCCCATAATTCCAAGGAAGGTGGTAGGAGCACTTTTAATATTAGGGTATTTGAGGGAGCTTTATTCCCCTTCTCAGGCATCAGTATATGAATTTCAAACTATGCTCCCTTCTATAgcatgaaaaaatgtttaaggAAATAAAAGGTTTGAGGCcagctgcagagtgtgtgtggtcCACTGGATGGAGAACCCCAGCTTTATGATGAAGGCTATATAGCACATGCAAAGACAAGCTCTACTAAGAGACTTTCAAGGTCATAATAATAGTTACTCTGTAAttcaaaactaaaaatacaCGATTATTCTCTGTGTGCTGCAAGCGTGCTGAGAGTCTTATTTTGTTAAGCTGAAAATGTAATTCTCAAAATTGAGGTTTTTCACACTGAGAGTGAAGTTAGGTATTGATGCAGGTGGACACACAGTGGGGCAAAAGCACTCGTTGTTTTCTTTCCCCACCACATGTATTATAAGAAAGTAGCATTATTATTTCAAGGGTCCAGTCCAAGTAAATTCCAGATATTGAGGTGTAAAACgtttttaaaacacagccaGTAATGTATTTATCTTTCTTTTGTTGCAGAGTTTGTGAGATTTAACAATCCCACTGGACCAGGAAATGAAATCCGGCACCAGCTCCAGCGAACTTCATGAAGCAGTCTGtaattttgcagtgttttctttcttactgCACAACAGGGGCCTGTTAAAGTACAGccacaaaaaacatcatgtgCCTCACTTACATCATTAAGGTGCAAATTCAGAGTATGAAGAAACCCCGCTCCTCCTCAGTCATCCCAGACAACATCAGTTCATTTTGTGAAAGGAATCCTAGCAACAATGAAATGTCATCACTGTAAGAAAATTAGAAACTTCAGCCAGCTCACAAATATTCAGATATTGTACAGATAGTGCCGTCAACCGCAGAAGTGATTGGCAGGTTGCCATCATAACTGTAGGGCAAGGCTCTCCTTTAACATGCTGTAGCTGTTACtgataacataaaaacattacacCACGCTGCGAACTATACACTGTACATGCCTGAAGAGGTTTTCATGCTATGTTCAGTGAGAGCGACTCTGTTTTAGAAGGTGACCAGAACTCAAATTTTCACACCCCTTAAGTACAGAGAGCTCACAGGCATTTTTGAAGTCACTGAGATGTAATTGCATGAGTGCAATTGATAATAAGAGGAGGGGACAGCGCCTTGTGACATCAAAATGGTCGACAGGGCAAAGGGAATTTAGTTGTTCATGCTGTGTTTATATGAGAAACAGTTGTAATGCTGTTGGATCAAATCAGATTAGAGGGGCCACCCACTGATTTTACGCAACACAAGCGCGGTTTAGTCGTTGTGGGGATTATTACCCAGCCAGTGAAAACAGGCAAATCGTGTCGGAGGGAGTCATAGCGATGTTATCAGGGTTATCTCAACCTGGTCTTTGAAACTACAGATTTTTAATAGAGATCCTGCACTGCAAACTGGAGGCACGGTAGGCAGGAAGAGCCTGAAAGACAAGTTCTATCAAGACTACCATGCTGCATAATGAGAAGAGTAAGATGCAGCCTTTTTGTAGCTAGATGTATATGAGAAAGTAGAAGTCGGGACATCACATAGGACCAATTTTTTTGGTTGATTGTGGGTTACTTGAGAACAGTTTGCATCGGTGTGGACTTGCTGAAAATGTGCACAAAGGGCTGGAAAAGTCCACAAGAAAGCCCTCACACACTTTCAGATTTCATAATGGGACAGCTGAGCCCTTACAGATTTATCAGGAATGCATGGCATTATCTGCGAGCCTGCATGGATAGACGCTGGGATTGGGCAAATGACTTATTTTTGATCCTTCCTGAGGTGTTATGTGCCTAGATTAATTAAATATTAGCAGATGGAGGAGGTTTTTTAAAATGCCAATGACACCACTCACTAAATGCAACTCTGACATCTACAGTAATTGACAGTTTAAGTTTTTTGTGAATGAtgctgcttttgattccaatcCTGATTCCTGCCTTTCCTTTATATGTCACGTGTTTCCATGTTTTGATGTTGTCTGGATGATTTTTAATGATGTGTAAATCCTTTTCTGGCTGTGTTTTGAAAAGTATCACCTTAATGCATACAACTCTCTGGTCTTATTTAATTCCTGTCTCTGAATATCTCTATTTCTACACATTCAGCTAATTGttatctgctctgctctctgtaactATTAATGTATTATTCGCATTAAAGATTAATGTCTGGGTAGACCAAAATTTCAAagtgtgagagaagagagagatttgGAAATGTGACAGAGCATCAAGAGGACA
This region includes:
- the LOC121190112 gene encoding carbohydrate sulfotransferase 15-like gives rise to the protein MSLSDCKYENNTQRDHSCSLHGLPMPESYEQRPVRTFFHFRPSNAPENLDVKWVPLLPLANLRSISKVRLVSFLLGLTMTFLVMASYILSWDKKSLLFTPAPYQLRPVVVSTSTAAAEVSSEKNLMDMKLLAKIIGSKLEYTPRKVPDEKDVVETDSHLFSVIPRHFLPSIKSPCWYEEFSGELNTDPYKRNLFTLRSKSFKTVCDHLRTDFHQHLYHRDGKQFRLRCLPYFYIIGQPKCGTTDLFHRLLLHPEVKFNTMKEPHWWTRKRFGYIRFKDGFQESFPVEDYLDLFDLAAHNIQARISGNSSGDHSQLQLITGEASASTMWDNQAWSYLHDGREDTGPPFLAQDFIHAIQPSAKIIIMLRDPVERLYSDYLYFKMANKSAEDFHVKVVESVQLFQSCLSESSLRSCAYNTSLSNAMPVRLNLGMYIVFLLDWLTVFHREQILVLRLEDYAANLKVTIKKVFDFLSLGPLSEKVEAALTKRPMSNTRRVADRNLGPMLPATRNLLREFHQPFNCKLASMLDNKAFLWSNT